The sequence GATGGACGACCTCGAATCCCTGGCCAACCGTGGCTACACCGAGGGCTTCCTGCGTCGCCACGTCCACGACGAGTACCAGAACTACGAGCACGGCTATTCCCTCGCCGAGCGCCAGCAGTTCGTTGGCGAGCTCACCGGGGTGGTCCGCCACGGCCTGGCGGAAGTGCGGGTGAAGAACCATTTCGCGGTGGGCGATCGCCTGCAGCTGATGACCCCGCAGGGCAACCAGGACTTCCGCCTGGAGGCCCTGGAAAACCGTTTCGGTGAGCGCAAGGCGGTGGCCCCGGGGGATGGCCACACCCTGTACCTGCCGCTGCCGTCCGACCTGCCCCTGGAGAACGCCCTGCTGCTGCGCTGGTTCTCCAGCGGCAACAGCCGTACTGCGGCGAGCGCCTGACTCCTACAAATCCGAATTCAGCGCCAGGACGCGGTGGCCTGCTCCTCGAGCAGCCGGGCGAACTGCGGCGCCGGCACCGGCGGGCTGATCAGGTAGCCCTGGATCTCGTCGCAATGCTGGCTGCGCAGGAAGCTCAGCTGTTCCTGGGTCTCCACGCCTTCGGCCACCACCATCAGTTCCAGGCTGTGGACCATGGCGATGATCGCGCGGGTGATGGCGGCGTCCTCGCTGCCGGCGGAGAGGTCGCGGATGAAGGTCTGGTCGATCTTCACGTAATCCACCGGGAAGCGCTTGAGGTAGCTCAGCGACGAGTAGCCGGTGCCGAAGTCGTCGATGGCCAGCTTGACCCCCAGCTTGCGCAGCTGGTGGAAGGTGGCGATGACGTTCTCGACGTTTTCCAGCAGGTGGCTCTCGGTCAGCTCCAGTTCCAGCAGGTGCGCCGCCAGGCCGGTTTCCGCCAGCACCTCGCGCACCAGGCTGACCAGGTTGCCCTGGCGCAGCTGATGCATCGACAGGTTCACCGAGACACGGATATCCGCCAGGCCCTGACGCTGCCACTCGCGGGCCTGCTGGCAGGCCTGGCGCAGGACGAACTCGCCGATGGGGGCGATCAACCCGGTTTCCTCGGCCAGGCCGATGAAGTCCCCCGGCGGCACCAGCCCCTGTTGCGGATGGCGCCAGCGCACCAGCGCCTCGGCGGCATTCAGGCTGTTGTCGGCCAGGCACAGCTTGGGCTGGTAGAAGACCTCCAACTGGCCTTCCGCGATCGCCTTGCGCAGCTGGTTCTCCAGTTGCAGGCGCTCCAGGGTGCAGGCCTGGAGGTTGTCGGTGAAGAACTGGAAGCTGTTGCCGCCCAGGTGCTTGGCGTGCTGCATGGCCATGTTGGCCTGGCTGATCAGCGCGGAGATGTCGCGGGCGTTGTCGGGCAGCAGGCTGATGCCCAGGGAGCCGCTGATCACCAGCTCGTGGCCGCCCACGGTCATCGGCATGCGCAGTTTGCCGAGCAGGCGGCTGGCCTGGCGCGCCAGGCTGGCGACGCTGCCATAGGCGTCGAGGATCACCGCGAACTCGTCGCCGGACAGCCGCGCGATGGTATCGGCCTCGGGCACCGCCTGGGTCAGGCGGCGGCTGACCTGGCGCAGCAACTGGTCGGCCACTTCATGGCCGAGACTGTCGTTGAGCACCTTGAAGCGGTCGAGGTCGATGTGCAGCAGGGCCAGGCTACGGCCGCTCTGGCGCGCGCGCTGGCTGGCCTCGTGCAGGCGGTCCTTGAACAGGGTGCGGTTGGCCAGGCCGGTGAGCTCGTCGTAGTTGGACAGGTAGCGCAGGCGTTCCTCGGCTTCGCGGCGAGCGGTGAGGTCGGCGAAGAAGCCGACCACATGGCTGACGCAGCCCCGCGAGTCGCGCACCACGTTGAGCTGCAACCACTGGGGGTAGAGCTCGCCATTCTTGCGGGTATCCATCAGCTCGCCGCTCCAGCTGCCGCTCTGCTCCAGATCCTGGCGGATCAGGTGGTAGCGGCGACGGGTCTCGCGGGTTCCCAGCAGGGTGGCGACGCTATGACCGATCACCTCTTCCTGGCGGTAGCCGGTGACCTGGCTGAAGGCCGCGTTGGCCTGGATCACCCGGTACTCCGGGTCGAGGATGATGATCCCTTCGCTGGCCGCCTCGAACACGGTGGCCGCCAGGCGCTGTTCCTCGTCCTGGGCCTTGCGCGCGGTGATATCGCGACGGGTGCCGAGCATGCGCAGCACCTTGCCGTGCTCGTCCCGCTCCACCACGCGGCCACGGTCTTCCACCCAGACCCAGTGGCCGTCGGCGTGACGCACCCGGTAATCGATGGAATAGCCGTCGGTGCGGCCCTTCAGGTGCTCCACGAGGGCCCGGCGCAGCAGCGGCAGGTCCTCCGGGTGCAGGCGCGGCTTGAGGTCGCTGAGCACGCGGGTGATGTCGTCGCCCTCGATGCCGAAGATCGCCTTGAGCTGCGAATGGTGGACCTCGTCGGTTTCCAGGTTCCAGTCCCACAGCCCCAGTTCGCTGGCCTCAAGGGCCAGCCCCAGGCGCGCCTCGCTCTTGGACAGGGCGTGGCTGGCATCGGCCAGCTCCAGGGTGCGCTGGGCCACGCGCATTTCCAGCTCGCCATGGGCGCGGCGCAGGTCGCGCTCGGCGCGACGGCGTTGTTCCACTTCGCGGCCCAGTTCTTCGTTGAGTCCCTCGGCATGGGCCTTGGCCAGTTCCAGGTTGCCGATCAGCGCCAGGTTCTGGAAGCGCTGCAGCAGGCTGCGCTGCACCAGCCGGTTGACCTGCCAGGCCACCACCAGCAGCGAGACGGTGAGTATCACCCCGAGCACGCCCCAACCCCTGAGCAACGACGTATCCGCCAGCAGCAGGTAGCTGGTGGCGGGAAGCAGGCAGGGCATGGCGAAGGTGAGGAAGGCCGGTAGGCTGACCGCGTAGGCGACGCTGGCGGAGAGGATGGCGGCGGCGATCAGGCCGTAGACCAGCGCCTGTTGCAGGAAGGCGTCCGGCGGCACCAGGGCCACGGCGGCGAACGCCAGGGTCAGGCCGGAGGCGCCGGCGCCGAGGAGAAAGGCGCGGCGCCAGCGCGGGTTGGCCTGCTGCGAGGGCGCCACGTTCTTGAAGGCGGCGACCTGGATCAGGCGCAGGATGGCCAGCAGCACCAGCCAGACCAGCCAGCCGCCGAGCAGCAGGCTGTTGCCCGGCCCCCAGAGCAGATAGGCGCACGCCAGGCCATTGAGCAGCATGAACAGGGTCGGGACCTGGGATCCCTGATAAAGCAGGCGAGTTCGTTCGGCGGCAATATCGGTCGCGAACTGCTGGCGAATCTCGCGGCTGTCGACCAGCGGCGAAGCCTGGTCGGCGGGCATGGAATTGGCGGTCATAGGCGCTTTTTTGTAGTGGTCTGCCTAAGCGAGCCCGGAGCTTACCCGAGCGGGGAGAAGCTGCAATAGCTTTATGCGCGAGGCGGCCAATGGTCGCAGCCGCAACTTTGGCGGGGTCTCTGGTCCGGGCTTCGGCGACCGTCCGGCTGACCATCCGGTCATCGGTTTGCCCTCCCCCGGCCACCCCAATAGAATGCCGCGATGCATGACGATCTCTCCCTCCTCCTGAACTCCCTCAACGATGCTCAACGCCAGGCCGTAGCGGCCCCGTTGGGGCGTCAACTGGTGCTTGCCGGCGCCGGTTCCGGCAAAACCCGCGTGCTGGTGCACCGCATCGCCTGGTTGATCCAGGTGGAGCAGGCCTCGCCCCACTCGATCCTGTCGGTGACCTTCACCAACAAGGCCGCCGCCGAGATGCGCCAGCGCATCGAGCAGCTGCTGGGGATCAACCCGGCGGGCATGTGGGTCGGCACCTTCCACGGGCTGGCGCACCGCCTGTTGCGCGCCCATTGGCAGGAAGCCGGCCTGGCGGAGAACTTCCAGATCCTCGACAGCGACGACCAGCAACGCCTGGTCAAGCGGGTGATCCGTGACCTCGGCCTCGACGAGCAACGCTGGCCGGCACGCCAGGCCCAGTGGTTCATCAACGGACAGAAGGACGAGGGCATTCGCCCGCAGCACATCCAGGCCGGCGGCGACCTGTTCCTCGGCACCATGCTGAAGATCTACGAAGCCTACGAGGCCGCCTGCGCGCGCACCGGGGTGATCGACTTCTCCGAACTGCTGCTGCGCGCCCTCGACCTCTGGCGCGACCGCCCGAGCCTGCTGGAGCACTACCAGCGGCGCTTCCGCCATGTGCTGGTGGACGAGTTCCAGGACACCAACGCCGTGCAGTACGCCTGGTTGCGCCTGCTCGCCAAGGGCGGCCAGAGCCTGATGGTGGTGGGTGACGACGACCAGTCGATCTACGGCTGGCGCGGCGCGCGGATCGAGAACATCCAGCAGTTCTCCAGCGATTTCCCCGATTCAGAGGTAATTCGCCTGGAGCAGAACTACCGCTCCACCGCGAGCATCCTGAAAGCCGCCAACGCCCTGATCGCCAACAACAACGGGCGCCTGGGCAAGGAGCTCTGGACCGACGGCGAGGACGGCGAGCCCATTGGCCTCTATGCCGCCTACAACGAGCACGACGAAGCGCGCTATGTGGTGGAAAGCATCGAAAGCGCGCTGAAAGACGGCATGACCCGCAGCGAAATGGCCATCCTCTACCGCTCCAACGCCCAGTCGCGGGTGCTGGAAGAAGCCCTGCTGCGGGAGAAGATCCCCTACCGCATCTATGGCGGCCAGCGCTTCTTCGAGCGCGCCGAAATCAAGAACGCCATGGCCTACATGCGCCTGCTCGACGGCCGTGGCAACGACGCCGCCCTGGAGCGGGTGATCAACGTGCCGCCGCGCGGCATCGGCGAGAAAACCGTGGAGAGCATCCGCGAGTTCGCCCGCGTCAATGAAGTCTCCATGTGGGAGGCGATCCGCCTGATGATCGCCAACAAGGCCCTGCCCGGCCGCGCCTCGGGCGCCCTGTCGGCCTTCATGGAACTGATCGAGAACCTCACCGCCAAGGCACTGGACATGCCCCTGCACCTGATGACCCAGACGGTCATCGAGCAGAGCGGCCTGGTGGCCTACCACAAGGACGAGAAGGGCGAGAAAGGCCAGGCCCGGGTGGAAAACCTGGAAGAACTGGTCAGCGCCGCCCGCGCCTTCGAGAACAACGAGGAAGAGGAAGACCTCACGCCATTGCAGGCCTTCCTCAGCCACGCCTCCCTGGAGGCCGGCGAGACCCAGGCGGACGCCTTCGAGGACAGCGTGCAGCTGATGACCCTGCACAGTGCCAAGGGCCTGGAATTCCCCCTGGTGTTCCTGGTGGGCATGGAAGAAGGCCTGTTCCCGCACAAGATGAGTCTGGAAGAACCCGGCCGCCTGGAAGAGGAACGCCGCCTGGCCTACGTGGGCGTGACCCGCGCCATGCAGCGCCTGGTGATGACCTACGCCGAGACCCGCCGCCTGTACGGCAGCGAGACCTACAACAAGGTCTCGCGCTTCGTCCGCGAAGTGCCGTCGCCGCTGATCCGCGAAGTGCGGCTGAACAACAGCATCAGCCGTCCCATGGGTGGCGGCAGCCGCCACGGCTCCATCTTCGATGGCGCTGCGGTACCGGAAACCCCCTTCTCCCTGGGCCAGCGGGTCCAGCACGCGCTGTTCGGCGAGGGCACCATCCTCAACTTCGAAGGCGCCGGCGCCCAGGCACGGGTGCAGGTGAAATTCGAGAGCGAGGGCAGCAAGTGGCTGATGCTGGCCTACGCCAAGCTGCAGCCGCTGTAAGCGACCCTCGATCCGTGTAGGAGCGCGCTCGTAGGTTGGGCTGAGCTACGCGAAGCCCAACGATCCGGGCCCAGCATCCTCACGTTGGGCTTCGCTTCGCTCTGCACCAACCTACAGGTATCGCTGCGCTCAACCCATCCTCCGCCCGTCCGGTCCCGTCGCCATCATCGCGCGCTTGGTCATACTCAGTGGCGGAGGTACGTCCATGCCCCGCTCCCCCAGCGCCCAACAGATACTCGATTGCGCCCTCAACCTCGCCGACACCTGCGGCTGGGAACGCCTGCACCTGTTCGAGGTGGCCAGGGAGCTCGAGGTCGGCCTCGACGCCATCGCCAAGCATTACCAACAGAAGGACGACCTGGTGGAAGCCTGGTTCGACCGCGCCGACCTGGCATTGCTGGAGCGCGGCAAGGGCGGCGACCTGGCCGAGTTGAGCGCCGAGAAGCGCCTGGAAGAACTATTGATGGCCTGGCTCGGCGCCCTCGCGAAGCACCGTGAGGTCACCGGGCAGATGCTGCTCTACAAACTGGAGCCGGGGCACGTCCACCTGCAGGTCCAGGGCCTGCTGCGGGTCAGTCGTACCGTGCAGTGGTGGCGCGAGGCGGCGCAGCGGGAAACCCTGCACCTGTGCCGCATCGCCGAAGAAAGCCTGCTCACCGGCGCCTACCTGCGGACCTTCGTCCACTGGCTGCGCCACCCCCTGGAAGACGACGCCGACCTGCGCGCCCTGCTGCGTCGCCAATTGCGTTGTGGTCCCCTGGTGTTCCTACTGCGCAGATGAACGGCATGCCCGGAAACGCCCGACCGAGCTGTGCGACAAAATCCCGAAACATTCTGCCGCTAGCTATCAGGGGCGCGACTGTGCAGCATGGCGCGCGTAGATCCATAACCAAGAGAAGCCTCTGATGCGCCGATTTCTCAGTATTGCCCTGGCCCTTTGCGTCAGCCTGACGCTCAGCCTGGATGTCAACGCCGCCAAGCGTATGGGCGGCGGCAAGTCCTTCGGCTCCGCGCCGACCCACCAGACCCGCCAGGCAGCACCCGCCCAGCAGGCGCCGAACGCCGCCGCTCCGGGCGTCGCCGGTAAAGCGGCCGCCGCCAGTGGCGCGTCCCGCTGGCTCGGCCCGCTGGCCGGCATCGCCGCCGGTGGCCTGCTCGCCTCCATGTTCATGGGCGACGGCTTCGACGGCATGCAGATCTTCGATTTCCTGATCATCGGCCTGATCGCCTTCCTGATCTTCCGCTTCCTGGCCGCGCGCAAGCGTGCCCAGCAGCAGGGCCGCCCGGCCATGGCCGGCCATGCGCCGTTCCAGCGTGAAATGCCGCAGATGCCCCAGCAGCAGTCGCCGATCTTCGGCAGCTCCGCCCCGGTGGCCCAGCCGGCCTTCAACGCCCCGAGCTGGTTCAACGAGCAGCGCTTCATCGAAGCCGGCCGCGAGCACTTCCTGTCGCTGCAGCAGCACTGGGACGCGGCCGAGATGGACAAGATCGCCGAGTTCGTCACCCCGCAGATGCTCAGCTTCCTGAAAGAAGAACGCGCCAGCCTGGGCGACGCCTACCAGTCCACCTACATCGACAACCTGCAGGTGCAACTGGACGGCATCGACGAACTGGCCGACAAGACCGTCGCCACCCTGACCTTCGTCGGCGTCTCCAAGTCCTCGCGCTTCGACCAGGGCGAGGCGTTCAGCGAGAGCTGGCGCATGGAGCGTGTGAACGGCGACAACCAGCCCTGGCTGGTGGCGGGCATCCGTCAGAACTGATCGAGCGTCTTCGCAACAAAAGAACCCCGGGCCTGTCCCGGGGTTTTTCATTGGCGCCGGCCACCGCCCCGCCGCCAGCGGCGGCGAGCGAGGGATCGACGGAACCAGAACGGCGGCGGCACCGGCGGCAGAACACCCTTGAGCTTCTTCATGATTTAGCGAGCTAGAGAAGAACAAGGCGCAAATGGCTGAGGGCGCGGAGTTTACGAGTTGTAAATGAGCAGCCCGAAGCCATTTGCAACGCAGTTATTCCGACGCGCAGCAAATCTTGGCCTTTAGTGGCAGAGCTCGCAGACTTCGGCATCCGGCACCAGCTTCAGGTAGTCGTCCATGCGCATATGCACCAGGTTCTCGTGGTCGCCCGCTTCCAGGTAGATGTCCCGCTGCCGGGTCAGTTGCGGGTCCACCAGCATGTTCATGCCGTAGGCGTCGCCCACGGCGGGCACGGCGCCAAGCTCGCAGTCCTTGAACAGGCGGGCCAGGTCGGCTTCGTGGGTGAGTTGCCAGATCTTCGAGTCCTTGCGCACCTTGCCCATGTCCAGATGGCGGCTGGAAGGAAGCACCGCCATCAGGAAATGACCGTGGCGGTCGTCGAGGATGACCGACTTGGCCAGGCGCTCGGCGGGTACATTGGCCACCCGCGCCGACTCCAGGCTGGTAGCCGAATGCGGGTGCGGCACCAGGTCGAAACGCGCATGCGCCCGTTCCAGGCTGCGCTGCAGGGTTGCGGCCATTCGCATGATGCACCTCCTGTGGATAACCAGGGTGGGGCTGCCTCGGGCAGCGGTTCAGGTGATCAAAGTTTAGTCAGCATGACCCGGCAGGACCGAGCAGTTGGTACTGAAAAGACTGTGCCAAAGCAGCCTTGGGCCTAAGCCCGGCGCATGCCGATGTGGGGGATATCGTCTTCCAGGTACACCTCGGTCACCGAAGTGAAGCCATAGCGCCCGTAATAGCCCTGCAGGTGCGCCTGGGCCGAGAGGTACACCGGCATGCCCGGCCAGCGCCGCCCGGCCTCCTCCAGGGCGCGCTCCATCAACCCGTGGCCCAGGCCACGACCGCGCGCCTCGAGGGAGCTGACCACCCGACCGATGACCACGTCACCGTCCTGGGTGGCCGGGTCCAGCAGGCGCAGGTAGGCCAGGAGCTTGCCGTCCTCCCAGGCCATCAGGTGGCAGGTATCGGCTTCCAGGTCCTGGCCGTCGACGTCCTGGTAGGGGCAGTTCTGCTCCACCACGAACACCTGGCAGCGCAGGGCGAGGAAGGCGTACAGCTCCTCCTTGTCGAGTTCACGGTGGTGTTTGCAGCTCCAGTCGATGGCCATGTCGGACTCCTTGGCGAAAAGCATGAGGATAATGGCTGGCCCGTCCGCGCGGAGTATCACGCCTGCGATTTTCTGTACCGGCGGGCTACTGTATAAAGCGCATCCCAATGCATGAGGGCCTGTCGCCATGGAAGAAGTCATCGAACAGCTGCGCGAACTCAACGAGCCGGTTCCCGTTCCCCTGGAGCTGCCGGACGAGGAGCTGCTGGTGGAAATCGAGGAGCAGATGCTGATCAACCTGCCCTTCGAGCTGCGCGAATTCCTGCTCAAGGTCAGCGACGTGGTCTACGGCCGCCTGGAGCCGGTGACCGCCACCGACCCGCAATCCCATACCTACCTGCCGGAAGTCGCCGCCGTCGCCTGGGACCTGGGCGTGCCCCGCGACCTCGTGCCGCTGTGCCAGGACGGTCGCAACTACTACCTGGTGGATGGCGAAGGCGAAGTCCTGCTGTGGGACGGCGACGAGGGCGAGCTCACCGATGAGAGCTGGGACACCGTCTGGCACTGGGCGCGAGACGTCTGGCTCGCCGACTGAGCCCCGATCGCTCTGCTGCGCGTCGGCGATGCGTTGTCGGAAACAGCCTCGAGATGCTCATTTACAGTCGTAAACTCCGCTCTCTCGGCTGCTTCTTCCTGGCCTCGCTCCAGCTCGCGAGATTCTCGCCCCGGAGTAGGGTCAATGATGACCATCGCGCTTCTGTTCCAGGGTCTCCATCAGGGCGATCTGCATCCGTGAATGCACGCGGATCAGCCAGCGCCAGAGCAGCGCACTGACGCTGGCGGCCACCAGGGCGATCAGCACCAGCAGCTCCAGGGTGGGCAGGATGCTCGCGGAGAGCGCCATCAGCAGCAGCATGATGCCCAGCAACGAGAGCAACGGGATAACCTCGGCGATCACCTTGCGCACCCGCTCGGTGTGGCGGCCGGCCTTGTCCGGGGTCACGCCCATTTCCGCCAGCAGCATGGAAAGCGCCTTGAGCTTGCGGTAGGCGGCGATCAGGAAGGGCAGCGAGAGCAGCAACGCGCCGCCCCAGATCAGCGCCTTCTGCGAGTTGGGCGAAGCCACCCACTGGCTGAGGTACTCGGCCAGGGTGCCGGCGAAGTAGGCGATGCCGAGGAAGATCGCCACCACCAGTGCCAGGTTCACCATCACCTGCAGCAGGATCTTGCGGATCATCCCCGCCAGCACCGCACTCTGGCCCTGGGGCTGGATGCTGCGCAGCCAGTCGCCGTAGTAGCCGAACACCCGCGCCAGCGGGCGCGGCATCACCTTGGCCAGCCTGGCCGAGAGCGGGTCGGCGGCGCGGATCAGGTAGGGCGTGAGCAGGGTGGTGATGACCGACACGGCCACCGCCACCGGATAGAGGAAGTTGCTGGTCACCTGCAGGGTGACGCCCAGGGCGGCGATGATGAACGAGAACTCGCCGATCTGTGACAGGCCCATGCCGACCCGCAGCGAGGTGCGCCCGTCATTGCCGGCGATGAAGGCACCGAGGCCGCAGGAGACCATCTTGCCCAGCACCACGGCGATGGTGATGACGACGATGGGCCAGGCGTACTCCACCAGCACCGCGGGGTCGAGCAAGAGGCCAATGGCGACGAAGAAGATCGCGCTGAACAGGTCGCGCACCGGCTCCACCAGGCGCTCGATCTGCACCAGCTGGCGCGACTCGGCCATGATCGCGCCGATCAGGAAGGCACCCAGCACCATGCTGTATTCCAGCTTCACCACCAGCAGGCAGAAGCCGAAGCACAGGCCCAGCACCGTCACCAGCAGCATCTCGTTGCTTTCGAACTTGGCCACGTAGGCCAGCAGGCGCGGCACCAGCAGGATGCCGATGACCAGGGCGACGATCATGAACAGGCTGAGCTTGCCCACCGTGGCGAAGACTTCGCCGGTTTCCACCGAGCCGCTCACGGCAATACCCGACAGCAGCGCGATGATGCCGATGCCGAGGATGTCCTCGACTATCAGCACGCCGAAGATCAGCTGCGCGAAGCGCTCGTTCTTCATCTTCAGGTCGCTGAGGGCCTTGACGATGATGGTGGTGGAAGAGATCGCCAGGATCGCGCCGAGGAACAGCGAATCCATGGTGCTCCAACCGAAGTAGCTGCCGATCTCGTAGCCGATCCAGATCATCAGCACGATTTCCAGGAAGGCGGCGATGAAGGCCGTGGCCCCGACCCGGAACAGCTTGGCCAGGCTGAACTCCAGGCCCAGGCAGAACATCAGGAAGATCACCCCCAGCTCGGCGAGGGTCTTGATGGTTTCCTCGTCGTGGATCAGCCCGAAGGGCGGCGTATGCGGGCCGATGATGAAGCCGGCGATTATGTAGCCCAGCACCACCGGCTGTTTGAAGCGGTGGCAGAGGATGGTCACCATGCCCGCGACCAGCATGATCACGGCAAGATCCTGGATGAAAGCAACGGCATGCATGGCGACGGACTCCTTCTTCTGCAATGCGCGGCACAGCGGACCCGCGCGCGGGCAACTCGCTCGGCTCCTGTGGAGCCATGTAGGAAATAGGGAAATTCATGCAAGGAACGTTCGCAGATTATCACTGCGACCTGTCTCGCCATGACGGCGCAATATGCAGAAACACTTGCCTGAAGAGTCCTACGGGAACGAGGCCAGCTCGCCCCCGTGGAGGCTGGGTCAGCCGCTGCGGGCCTGGGCGAAGTCCAGTTCCAGCAGGTTGAGGAGGAACTGGCCGAAGTAGGTGAGATCCTGCTCGATGGCGAAGCGCGCGGCCTTGCCGTCGCCATCCTGCAACGCCTTGAAGGCGTCCTCGTGGAAGTCGTTGAGTCGCAGCGAGAGGTCCGCCTCGGTGAACAGGCGGTTGAAGAAGGGGCCGACCTGCAGCCAGAGATTCTCGATGGTGCGCAGCAGGACCGGATTGCCGCAGGCGCCGTAGAGCACCCGGTGGAACTGGCTGTTGTCGGTCAGGTAGCCCTGCACATCGCGCTGTTCGATGGCGATGTCCATGCGCTCCATGCAGCCCCGCAATATCTCCAGCTCATCGCGGGAGAGTCGGCCCGCCGCCGCTTCCACCGCCATGCCTTCCAGCGCCATGCGCACCTGGAAGATATGCTTGAAGCGTTCGCGGGTCATCGGTGGCACGCGCACCGAGCGCTGTGGCTCGCCCTCCAGGGCGCCTTCGGCCACCAGGCGCTGCAAGGCGGCGCGCACCGGCATCGGGCTGGTGCCCCAGGCGGCGGCAAGATCGCGGATCTTCAGCCGCTCGCCGGGTTGGAAATGGCCTGCCAGCAGGCCCTCGCGTAATCGTTGGTAAAGCTGTTCCTGCAGGTTGTCGGCCATGGGCATATCACCGTGCAAGGGCCGGCGGCGCCGGCAGTTGGTTCAGGGTCAGGCTGCAGTTACGCATGTTTTTGGTCGCCTTCTTCGGCAGGTGGGTTGCTGGGTTCACAGGACGATTGCGGAGCGGTGGAGGCTTTCTATCTGGTCTTTCGTCCGATGCTGTGATCACAAA is a genomic window of Pseudomonas resinovorans NBRC 106553 containing:
- a CDS encoding GntR family transcriptional regulator — its product is MADNLQEQLYQRLREGLLAGHFQPGERLKIRDLAAAWGTSPMPVRAALQRLVAEGALEGEPQRSVRVPPMTRERFKHIFQVRMALEGMAVEAAAGRLSRDELEILRGCMERMDIAIEQRDVQGYLTDNSQFHRVLYGACGNPVLLRTIENLWLQVGPFFNRLFTEADLSLRLNDFHEDAFKALQDGDGKAARFAIEQDLTYFGQFLLNLLELDFAQARSG